DNA from bacterium:
GCAGAAGTTTTAAAAGAGAAAGGTGTCTCTGAGATAATAATAACAATGGGAGCCAAAGGGTCTTTTTTGATAAGAGATAACAAAGCTTTTTTAATTCCAACCAAAAAAATAAAAGCAATTGATACTACAGCTGCTGGTGATGCTTTCAATGGGGCCCTATCTTACGCGCTTGCGAAAAAAGAACCTTTAGACAAAGCTGTTAGATTTGCCAATCTGGTAGGAGCTCTTTCTGCCACAAAGCTTGGGGCACAGCCATCAATGCCAACATATGATGAATTGATTAGTTTTACCAAGGTATAGGAAATTCGTGGGCTTGAAATGAATTCGAAAAGCTAAATAAAAGGCCCCCAGTATGAACGTAAAACCTGAATTTCCTATTTTGGGTTTTTATTTTGAATAAATCCCGGTGGAGAGAAATTTCAAATCAGTAATAGGTAGACAAAAATAAATAGCTTTTGCTGGAAACACCCAGATAAAATATCGCCAAAAATTTATGTTACCAAATAGATTCTGGAGGAAAATATGAAAAAATCAATTATTCTGGTACTTCTCTTTTTATTGATATTTGCATCTTGTGCTAAAAAAAAATCTGAAATTGAAAGCAAAAAGAGTGAAAAGATCAGGATTATCCTGGATTCAGATGCAAATAATGAGTTAGACGATCAACATGCTATTGCTTATTTGTTATTTAATGGCCATGTGTTCGATGTGGAAGGAATTACCGTAAACAAAACGTACAATGGCGGCAGTATTGAAAAGCATTTTGAGGAGGCAAAAAGAGTTGTAAGGTTATGTTCTTTAGATGCATATGTAAATGTGTATAAAGGCGCTACTGGTCAATACAGCGACATAATAAAACATATCAATAAACCGGAATTTGATGGTTCGGCTGCTGTAAATTTCATTATTGAAAGAGCCCATGCCAAAGATCAGCGTAAGTTAGTATTATTGGGAATCGGGAAATTAACCAATATTGCTCTTGCATTGTATAAAGACCCTTCAATAGTTGATAAGGTGCGGGTGGTCTGGCTTGGTTCTAATTATCCTGACCCTGGTGAATATAATCTTGTGAATGATACTACAGCAATCAACCCTCTTTTGGAAAGTAATGTTGATTTTGAAATGGTAATGGTCAGATATGGGAAGCCATCCGGGACAGATGCTGTTGTAGCATATCTCAAGGATTTTCAGCAGAGAATGCCGGGAAAAGGACCACACATTTCTGCTCCTGTTATAGGCAGACATGGAGGTAAGTTTACATGTTTTGGTGATTATTCGGTCAATTTGTTTGAGAATTTTCCAGAACACCCCAGTTCCAGGCCGTTGTTTGACATGGCAGCAGTTGCTGTTGTCAAAAATCCTGCATGGGCAGATCGTGTTGTTATCAGTGCTCCAAAATTTGTCAATGGGAAATGGGTTAATCGACCCAATAATTCCCGAAAGATAATCATTTGGGAAAATTTTGATAAAAAAAATATAATGGAAGACTTTTATCGTACCATGGAGCATTTTGTGTTGGCTAAACCTGGATATATAAATTAATTAGGGTTTAAGGATATAACATTAGGAGCAGATATATTTATGAAACAGGATGAGATAAAAAATGTCGTAAATTCAATCACTGGGATTTTTGTTTTTATTATAATTTTCTTATTGACTAATTTTTTAGCAGCACAATCGATCAGGAATGATACTGAAAAAATTTGGATTGAGGCAGAAAGTGGAAAGATAGATTCACCCTTTAAAATATTTTATAATCAAAATGCTTCAGGTGGCCAGTTTATAGAAGTGGCACCTGGTAATAATAGTGAACAAAAAGCACCTGCCAATGGGATATGCTCTTATGAGTTTGTTGTAAAAAATTCTGACGTTTACAAAGTTTTTGGGCGGGTCATTGCTCCAATGAATGATGAAGATGCTTTCTGGGTTAAAATGGACGATGGTCCATGGATCAGATGGAAAGGCATTGAAGTTGGATGTCATTGGCATTGGGATACGGTACACAATCATGACAGTAATGATCAGGAAGTGATTTTCAACCTTACTAAAGGTAAACATCGATTCGCAGTTACATATCTTTTAGATGGTACCCAATTAGACAAATTATGCATAACAAATGATCGTGAGTTTGTACCTGTTAAAAAAGGGCCTTGTGTTGATGCACAATTTGATTTCATTCCTGAAAAACCAGTTGTTTCACGTCCGATTAAACTGGATGGTACCAAATCTTTAAGTGATTTCGGCAAAATTGTCAAATATCATTGGATATTCGGGGATAATGGAAGTTCAGCAGACGGTGTTAATGCGGAGCATTTGTACAAAAATGTAGGCGAATATGAAGTAAGTCTAAGAGTAACTGACAAAAAAGGAAACACCGGTCTTTGTAAAAAGAGAATTACTGTTTACTCGGATAAGCCTGTAGCAAAATTCGTCTATTATCCAGAAAGACCAAAACCAGATCTCAATGTTACTTTTAATGCATCTGCTTCTTTGGATGCTGATGGCAAAATTGTCAAATATCATTGGGATTTCGGGGATGGGACTACTGGCAGCGGTGTCCAGATAAATCATAGTTATAGATTAGAAGGAGAATATAAATCAAGATTAACGATTGTAGATGATGATGGGAATATAAGTACACATGAAAGAACTTTAATTGTAGTTATTCCCCATCCTAAAAAAATCATTTACGAGACAGATATGTGTCTGGACGTTGATGATGTAGGCGGTCTTGCTATTTTGCATGCACTGGCCAATAAAGGTGAAGTCGAACTTTTAGCCGTTTGCTTTAATGAGATTCAACCTGATGGCGCAGCTGCTATTGATGTCATTAATACTTGGTACGGGCGGGGAGACTTGCCGGTAGGTATCTACAAGGGCAAGTTTCCTAAACCTGATTATTCGGCCTATCTGACCGCTCTTACCCGATTTCCACATGACCTTGATCAAACCAACGCACGGTGTGCACTGGATATTTATCGAAAGGTTCTTTCTACGCAAGCAGATCATTCTGTCACAATTATCAGTGTAGGATTTTTAAATAATCTGAATGATCTGTTAAAAGCTGAATTTGATTTGGTAAAGCAGAAAGTAAAAGAATTGGTGATTATGGCTGGTGTTCACCATGATGGATTTAATTTGATCCGTCATAATTTAACTAAAGTTTCACAAAATGTTTTGGATAAATGGCCAACACCCATCGTTATCAGTCAGGCAGGTTCATCAATTAAAACGGGCGCTATTCTAAAGAATACACCTGTGGGGAATCCTGTGCGAGAAGCTTATTTTCGATTTTTTAATGGTAGTTTTTGCGATCGATCAAGTTGGGATGAAATGGCTGTCCTTTACGGAGTTCGTAGCCTATCAAATTATTTCTCTGAAGTTACAGAAGGGTATGGTATATTAAATGATGGTTATCGCTGGAAGATGCAAAAGGGATTCAGGATCTATTTGGAAAACAAACTTTCAGATTCGGAATATAAAAAAATTATTGAGCAATTAATGATTGAACCACCTAAAGGGGAGTAAAGTAGTATTTAATTAGTATGAGGAATTGATTTTGAAAACATCAAAACCAAGTTACGAACTTTCATTTTTCCTATCCACTTTCCCATGCATATTAGAAAGGAAAGAAATGATAACTATCAACAAATCGGCAGCATTTTTTATTGTAATGGGAATTATGTCATTTACCGTCTTATGAAGATTGGATCAGTTCAATGCTCTATCCTTGTCAGTGCTGATATTGTCGTTGTACAAACGAAATATGGCTTTTTAATAGGAAAATAGATAATTAATAGAGGGCTTTAAGAATGTTAAAAATATCATATTTAGTCAAACGAGTGGTTTTGCCTTTTGTTCTTATTCTTTGCATCAGTTGTTCAAATTTTACACAAGATTCAAGTGTTGATTACCAAAAAGTTGTTAACACTTTTAATGAAGCCTGGAATACGGGGAATTATGATCTTTTAGATAAAGTCGTACATCCGGATTATTTAAAGCAAGAGGGCAATGAACAGATTGTGGGGATCGAAGCGCTAAAAAACTATGTAAAAAATTTCAGAGAAACCATGCATGATGCAAAGATAACTTATGTCGAAGAAATTTACGGAGCTGAAAAAGCTGCAATAAGGTTTACTCTTGAAGGCACTCCAATTAAGACAGGGAAGAAATTCAAGGCAGAGGGTATTGTCATTTTTAAATTTAAGGATGGAAAAATTATTGGAGATAAGAGCGTATTTGATCAACTGACGTCGTTAAAACAGCAGGGGTATACGATTAGTCCTCCAGAAGAGTGATAAAAATTGTTGATTTGTGTGACTTGGGAATTTCTGTAAGGAATATACATGATTAGAATAAGTGGATCCAGGCTGAAGCTTTTTCAGGGATTTGAAGATAGGGGATAGAGCAAAAAACAGAAACGCGCCCCTCCATCACAGAGGATCTTTAATGGTTTTGGACAAAACTCCTCTGTGATGAAATCCGCGGATTTTTGCTGACATTGACGTACAGCTCTTTTGCTGAAAGGGCTTTTCACCAAGGCATGGATGGCATAGCTGTAATGACCGGAATCCTGGTTTGTATTATTGCATACAGCATGGCTGGTATATTTCAGACATGGACAGCAATTGAAGGCTTCAGCAAAAGGGGCGCATTCTTGAAGTATCAGAAAAATTAAAGCCAAAAAGGAGGCTAATCAGATGAGAAAAAAAAACAAGATACTAACTGATACAATGATATTTATTTCCATCTTTTCCCTGGCAAGTATTTTTTCCGTTTCTCTGTTTGGGCAAAATACATATTATTTTTCCCAATATGGCAGTGATAGTAATAGCGGTACCTCAGCTAACGCACCATGGAAAAGTTTAAGTAAGCTCGAACAAAATAATTTTCAGCCCGGCGACAGTATTTTGTTTGAAAAAAATTCAGAATTCATCG
Protein-coding regions in this window:
- a CDS encoding nucleoside hydrolase produces the protein MKKSIILVLLFLLIFASCAKKKSEIESKKSEKIRIILDSDANNELDDQHAIAYLLFNGHVFDVEGITVNKTYNGGSIEKHFEEAKRVVRLCSLDAYVNVYKGATGQYSDIIKHINKPEFDGSAAVNFIIERAHAKDQRKLVLLGIGKLTNIALALYKDPSIVDKVRVVWLGSNYPDPGEYNLVNDTTAINPLLESNVDFEMVMVRYGKPSGTDAVVAYLKDFQQRMPGKGPHISAPVIGRHGGKFTCFGDYSVNLFENFPEHPSSRPLFDMAAVAVVKNPAWADRVVISAPKFVNGKWVNRPNNSRKIIIWENFDKKNIMEDFYRTMEHFVLAKPGYIN
- a CDS encoding PKD domain-containing protein, whose translation is MKQDEIKNVVNSITGIFVFIIIFLLTNFLAAQSIRNDTEKIWIEAESGKIDSPFKIFYNQNASGGQFIEVAPGNNSEQKAPANGICSYEFVVKNSDVYKVFGRVIAPMNDEDAFWVKMDDGPWIRWKGIEVGCHWHWDTVHNHDSNDQEVIFNLTKGKHRFAVTYLLDGTQLDKLCITNDREFVPVKKGPCVDAQFDFIPEKPVVSRPIKLDGTKSLSDFGKIVKYHWIFGDNGSSADGVNAEHLYKNVGEYEVSLRVTDKKGNTGLCKKRITVYSDKPVAKFVYYPERPKPDLNVTFNASASLDADGKIVKYHWDFGDGTTGSGVQINHSYRLEGEYKSRLTIVDDDGNISTHERTLIVVIPHPKKIIYETDMCLDVDDVGGLAILHALANKGEVELLAVCFNEIQPDGAAAIDVINTWYGRGDLPVGIYKGKFPKPDYSAYLTALTRFPHDLDQTNARCALDIYRKVLSTQADHSVTIISVGFLNNLNDLLKAEFDLVKQKVKELVIMAGVHHDGFNLIRHNLTKVSQNVLDKWPTPIVISQAGSSIKTGAILKNTPVGNPVREAYFRFFNGSFCDRSSWDEMAVLYGVRSLSNYFSEVTEGYGILNDGYRWKMQKGFRIYLENKLSDSEYKKIIEQLMIEPPKGE
- a CDS encoding ester cyclase, with the protein product MLKISYLVKRVVLPFVLILCISCSNFTQDSSVDYQKVVNTFNEAWNTGNYDLLDKVVHPDYLKQEGNEQIVGIEALKNYVKNFRETMHDAKITYVEEIYGAEKAAIRFTLEGTPIKTGKKFKAEGIVIFKFKDGKIIGDKSVFDQLTSLKQQGYTISPPEE